In Tachysurus vachellii isolate PV-2020 chromosome 12, HZAU_Pvac_v1, whole genome shotgun sequence, the DNA window ttattgaATTTTACTTGAATATTTATTGTGCTGCTAATGGAAGAATAGAGAACTACTATAAGGTACTGTAAGAAAGATAAGGACTCTGGTTGGTATTGTTGCAAAGATAGAGAAGTCATTGCAGTGTTGCAGTGTCAAAGCACACAGAAGTGGAGTTAGATTGAACACCAAACATTCAAACACCAAACCTTAAATACAGTTTGAATCAACTTCAATCTTTTAATGGTAATAAGGTTATGTTCTCTATGCTAGTGAGTATATGAAATTCCCTTTGTCTTCAGTTTTCCTGAAACTGAATTGAAACTGTATTTTTCTATGATAATTAAATCACTTGGGGAGATGCAGTTGTTAAGCGTGGGCCACGGTGAGTGGGGGCACATGAACAAATGACATGTTTCCCCTTAAGTAGTATTGAGGAACTAATGATAGTGTATGACACTCCTTCTGTCAGTATCAGGTTTATGTACCATAACAAAATTACATGACTGTAGGATATGTGTCACTCTCCCCTCtcaatgttttttgttctttttcaaatAATACTTTTACGTATATTTTTGGGTGCTCCCTGGTGTGGGTCACCGCACCAGATCCCATGCTCCACATAGTAGAGTTAGGGTAAGTTTTACATCGGATGCTATTTCTGATGCAACCCTCacattttatccgggcttgggaccggtaCTGAGaattaactcttcagtggctgggctagATCTGTGCCTGAGAATCAAACCTGTGCCATGGCAATAAGAGTGCATGATCCTGCCTACTGAACCACCAGGATGGTAAATAATACTACATATAATATGGttcttaaataataatttgttaaagCATCTATTGCTTGTAATTCAGCACTCAGTCTTTTTTTGAATAAGGCATAGCAATTTTATCACGTTCTGTAATACtacaattttattgttattggtATAAAATTGGTATTGtgcttaaaggtgaaatttGTCTTCACCATTACACAatgcttccaccaccatgctggtggaaccatttttttttttttttttttttgacaagcTGTCTTGTTTTTGAATTAACATaccttttataataatatcttGGTCTCTTCAGACAATTTTGCCACACATGCTTTTGGCACTCAAGATTTTATTCTTGAAAATGGGCTTCCATTGTGTGACTTTACCTCATAGCCGGACATCTAAGAAGTCCTTTCTCATGAAAACAAATCTGGCATGAAACCTACAGAACTCTGAGACatctgaagatgaagaaaatgtCACTTTCCAGGATGATAATGTGAGGTTGCTTGTTTAACGTTCATTGTATTCtatcgtttttttgttttacgtTATTTTCTAtcaaggacttttattttgatgttgagTCCTCGAGGAAGAGGATGGAATGTGAAGGGGAGGAGCTTGGGGGTGTGTGTTCGGGCGCGAagtgatgtgttgttttttttttccagttctaaTCCTCTGCTCAATAAAAGTTATTAGCTGGTAATATTTCAAGTCCATCGTCTTTATTGAAATCAACCCATGAACAGTTAAACCTCCACGCCTTACAATAACAAAGAAAAGACTTCATGGTTATTGTCAGAGACCAGATCCAAATCATATTGAAATCCTGTAGAATAACTTTGTAGAACTCAACTCATGAAGTGTGATGGAAAGCTCAGGAGACCAGAATTTTAGCAGAGCTCcaggtttgtgtttattcacacCATGCTTTTCAGTGAATTTTCAAAAACAACAAAGTAGTACAAATCAAGAGAGGAGAGTCACAAACCCAAGGCTTTTGCTTCAAGTTCACATTtcctggtatgtgtgtgttgcgcATGCTGCCAACTACAATTAATAATTTGGTAAGGGCTGTAACTGAAAGCACAAAGAAATATAATTAGACTGGCAGTGAGAAGGCAAATAAGAACCATCATGCGTTATCTGACGGTTCAGCCTGCATCCTCTTCACACACAGCTGACACTTGACCAAATCGCTGCCACAAACTTGAAGAGAAATTACTTTCAGAGGAGATATCTTCAGAATTTGATAGATTTAATTAGGCTGACctttaaaaagggaaaaaccaaaaagaaaaaaaacctgttgTTTAGTGCTCAGCTTTACCTGCatcacttatatatatatatatatataagagcaaaattaatttttattggtGAAGCaaaaaagagagtgtgagaagtTTACCATAGTGTTTAATTTAAGAAAATGCAACAGAAAAGCGGTAGAGAGACAAGAGATGAGAGATTAGTAATTAATGTACTGCTCATTCAGCGTTTATAGTATATTAACTGACAGTGGGTGTGGTTGTGGCCCTGTAAACATTAGCTGTTTTTATCATCACAGTATAAGAATGACTGTATAAGTTTACAAACTATGCATCAAACTTCATCCACTCTCCTCTTCTGCTATTGTTTTTTTGAACAGTctctttttttccagattttcatttactttctttCGCTTCACTTGTTTTCTTATTCTGGATTCTTCCTTTTGTTTAAGCAACTCGCTCTCTTCACCTTTGTAAACAATGTCCAGTTTCTCCTGCAGGATCTCTCGTGCACGCTTCCGGTTCAACTCCACCGACCTGGTCTCGTGACACTGCAGGTGAAAATCCGTTCATTCAGACTGGTGTTTAGAGCAGGAAATGCTGAATTTAATAAGGAAGCTTACCTTTACAACTACACCAGTCGGGATATGTTTTAAAACCACACAGTTACTGGTCTTGTTAGTGGCTTGTCCGCCCGGTCCGGAGCCACGAACGAACTGTTCCTCTAAATCTGCTTCGTTTAACACCGGCAGCAGAAACACGTGCTTCTTCCCTGCTGCCTGGATACCAGACAAACCGACTGGCTGACAGAGACAAAACTGAGATTGTTTCTGAGATTCTCTTGTCAGTTTTGCGCTGAATAAAAAACGCAGAACCAAAGTCCTGGGTGTCATTTTGCGTCATCAAGGTGAAGTATAACACTGGATAAGTCAAAAAAGTGACGGAAGTGacaaaatgctgaaaaacatTGGCCAAATATTCACAATTATTGACTAAATATCAAAAAGGAAAAACGCTTCCATTAATACACCaggtataaaaaaacaaacaaacatgaaactCAAACAAGCTTtattataatgataaaaaacttttttttttgacccgGAAGTAATCTTCTGCAGTGAACCAGAGatggaaataaatgttaaaatgtactTTTCCCTTTAAAAGAGAATTTTCTCTACTCAATATACTGAAATAGAAAATATCCCCTTATCTTGGTATTCATATATGCAGAAATCAGACTGAAAGAATTCGTGTAAATATGAATCATTTAGGtctaaaaatccaaaataaatttaatatgtAGTTAGGGTTTATTCCTCAAAGGCTGAACCTTATTAAAAGAATCTGAAGGTTCAGCAAGGTTAGTTGTCTGGAAAAATAAACTAGattgtttaaacaaattaaagttATGCAGTCGTAGGAGGCTTAGATTTCAATCCACACTCGGCTGTGGTATTTAATCCTAAATACAGTATTTAGTCTGTAACAAtataagtgtaaaaataaaatataaataaaaataaataaatgttaaattgtataaatataaataaatacattttcacctCCGATTTACAAACAATTTTTCTCCCCACAAACAATTAATATGGAATAACAAATATGATCATTTCTTTGATAATTAGGTTAAAAAGTATATAACTTTTATTTCGCGGTTCCTTAATGAAAAAGGTAGATTGCTGACTTTCAGAATTCagaatttctttaaataaatgtcattctcTCCAAGAGAATTAGTATTGTTTGTGATTTAATGCCATCAGGATGTGTGAGATTATTGCAGGGTAGGATAGTTGaaataattacatattttattatattccaagtgtcttttgaaaatcattcTCTCATATACTTTAATTGTTTGGTGTATTAACATGTTGCGGGTCCTAACCTTCAGTGAGCTCAGTTTACATTCACAATAAGAATTTAGATCTAAGGCTTCAACCttttttctatacattttattttagatatttgcATATTCtgctaagggttaagggccttgcaccggggtccagcagtggcagctttgtggacctttgattcgaacccatgaccttccgatcagtagtccagcgccttaaccactgagcttctAAATTCCtcaaatgaacgaatgaatgaatgaatgaatgaataaataaatgaacgaatgaatgaatgtatattaaCAAGCGTGCCACCTGCTGACCAGAATAGGTactgttctgttgtgtttaacAGCTTGACatgtaaactttaaatctgCGTGTATCGGTATGAAAGGCTTTTGACAGTACATGAGGGGCTTAAAAGCCTTCGAAGCCACACCATCGCAACGCCACTGACAAGCTCAATTATTCCATGTGTTCTGATACCTGACATCTTATTGCCACTGTTTTTACATGTGTATGATCCAGTGATTCTTACTACAATTTAATGACCTTACAGTGATTTTCACAAGCATTCCAATTTTCCAAgtgatgttattattataagtattgGCACTTTGTCTAGCCACTTGACTTAATTGAATAAGTGGGTTTATCTGTCATTTATGAATTTGTATTGGCTTGGTTTCTttagttattatatttttccctttaaaaaTTGATTCAATTAGTACTATTGCTATGAAATGGCTGGGTTTCACAAAAAAGTATGCATAATATATGACAGCAATCCAAGACAGTTTATATAAAACTGAAGTCACTCTTTCACATAATGAGTTTCCTTTCAAAGCATATAAATGtttcttattaaattataaatgtacaaGTATTCACCCTGGTGGATAGTTACTAGGTTGTAAGTATTCTTCAAAATGCCAAAAGAAGAAACGAGcaacagacaaaaagagaataggcaatttattgaaaactgcatttaaactcaaacaggctgGTCATTAGCTGATCAAAAGTATAAGACCATTGCCTTTTGTGCAAAAATGTGGCTGTAATGTCATTGTTCTTCAGACAGTCACACTGTCATTATCTCCTGATGACAAAAGTAAAAAGGCTTTCTGTTTTTGAATGTAGCAGAATTGCAACAAGCAAGAGCTCTCACGACGTGCCATTGCTGCCAGTTTTGGACACAGTAAGACAATCAtttaaatttcttaaaagaTCTGTTTTATGggactaaaaaaaatcaagtggtTGACCCAAAAGAATTTCACCTGAGCTGGAGGATCCAATGGGCTGTCCGTGAAGACACAGGCCAATCCTCGACCCATATTATGGTCATTACTGATGCTGACTGCAGCCTATTATCCACGAGATGGCATCTGTGAGAGAAGGgcttaaagaacaaaaatgtcTTTGAAAGCCACCTCTGCTACCACACTACAAACTTGCCCATTTTGAATTTGCAAGGGAGCAAAAAACATGGGACATTGAAAGATGGAAGAACGTTTAATTgttggatgaaaaaaaaatttaacctgGATGGTCCTGATGGCTTCCAGTGACATTGGCATGACAAGGAGATCccactggagatgttttctaCCTGGCACAGTGGAGAAGGCTCCATCATGATCAGGGGT includes these proteins:
- the mtrfr gene encoding mitochondrial translation release factor in rescue, which codes for MTPRTLVLRFLFSAKLTRESQKQSQFCLCQPVGLSGIQAAGKKHVFLLPVLNEADLEEQFVRGSGPGGQATNKTSNCVVLKHIPTGVVVKCHETRSVELNRKRAREILQEKLDIVYKGEESELLKQKEESRIRKQVKRKKVNENLEKKRLFKKTIAEEESG